Proteins found in one Plasmodium gaboni strain SY75 chromosome 13, whole genome shotgun sequence genomic segment:
- a CDS encoding putative DNase I-like protein: MLDKSSRVISSYVRNIFIRNTLLKNEYGIFEYSFIRNYIYIRNENSRKNILNIDIRNFVNIINNNSDKGVYKEIINISSVRNIKSGEKQKSRDKHKNKYIKENNILLNSIKNNNLISYNINDNLYYKQDKSIGSNKLPLNYIKKINNNKNIILKYHRYINNYNIKKYTNKTFCNFFFNINEECTMENKFLGKYEDNNILYEKDIKNNYDEDESEYEKNVLIKSDLKKEKTKYVFKEFSVFSFNILANSLVDYKYDSNGYNIMQWMNRKKWIHKNIMNKLSDIICLQEIEENYFIELKNELEKLHFKGLFLKKKKDTCKDGICIFYNTKVFELLFFDEVIYDKSSLLKKWHVGLIIALRNIISKRIEHFEEHDDNNMNKKSYNKEYNSIKGENNLQNSDTHINNNNNNNNNNNNNFNIFNMCDDIVIVSNTHLIFDLYKGDVKLYQICYMTYRLILMMKKCINYIKQRKKVNHNIDSDNSSDNYMNDFFVSSNDEKFLKPCIILCGDFNITPNSLLYYFIVNRFINLKHMNLKYLSGQYLMFNKQYYFYNYLKGIEITKIFDDNIVNDLKYACGNKLPEQIRKEPLFSIFKDEQILNEEYLLNLISKNNNNTNKKKKQKNNNYNNNNDNIYLNSYMDNYNSFEDSFYIIKNKDIQNETYHNYIEKSNDILSINGKIKNMKNVNDNNEKESSYDRQLNEKDRRSIHMNLNEEHNDNILYNEEEDFILYYPLYFKSIYNKSTNNIVEKSCYKYDSIDKLNNLENNLMLCQMPFTVFHGKQKGCVDYIFYSYKNLKEVSYTDLPPFDKLAKYGCLPNEKYASSDHLYLHATLIRTIEE; encoded by the exons ATGTTAGATAAATCTTCTCGTGTAATATCATCGTATGTTcgtaatatatttataagaaatacattattaaaaaatgaatacGGAATATTTGAGTATTCATTTataagaaattatatatatataaggaATGAGAATAGTCgaaaaaacattttaaatattgatataagaaattttgttaatattataaataataatagtgatAAAGGAgtatataaagaaattataaatatatcttctgtgcgtaatataaaaagtggggaaaaacaaaaaagtagagataaacataaaaataaatatatcaaggaaaataatatattattaaatagtataaaaaataataatttaatatcatataatataaatgataatttatattataaacaaGACAAGTCTATAGGAAGTAATAAACTTCCcttaaattatattaaaaagataaataataataagaatattatattgaaGTATCATCgatatattaataattataatattaaaaaatatacaaataaaacGTTTTgtaactttttttttaatataaatgaagaatGCACCATGGAGAATAAATTCCTAGGAAAatatgaagataataatattttatatgagaaggatataaaaaataattatgatgaagatgaaTCAGAATATGAGaaaaatgttttaataaaaagcgatttaaaaaaagaaaaaacaaaatatgtttttaaagaattttctgttttctcttttaatatattagCTAATAGTCTAGTTgattataaatatgatagTAATGGATATAACATTATGCAATGGATgaatagaaaaaaatggattcataaaaatattatgaataaattatcagatattatatgtttacAAGAAATAGAggaaaattattttatagaattaaaaaatgaattagaaaaattacattttaaaggtttatttttaaaaaagaaaaaggaTACATGTAAGGATGgtatatgtattttttataacacCAAAGTTTTTGAGCTCTTATTTTTTGACGAAGTCATATATGATAAATCCTCTTTGCTTAAAAAATGGCATGTAGGTTTAATAATAGCTctaagaaatattatatcaaaaaGGATAGAGCATTTTGAAGAGcatgatgataataatatgaataaaaaaagttataaTAAGGAATATAATAGTATTAAAGGGGAAAATAACTTACAAAATAGTGATACTCACATaaacaacaacaacaacaataataataataataataataattttaatatatttaatatgtgTGACGATATTGTTATAGTTTCAAATACACACCTAATTTTTGATTTATACAAAGGAGATGTAAAATTATATCAAATATGTTATATGACATACCGTTTAATTCTTATGATGAAGAAATgtattaattatataaagcAAAGGAAGAAAGTAAATCATAATATAGATAGCGATAACTCATctgataattatatgaatgatTTTTTTGTATCATCAAATGATGAAAAGTTTCTTAAACCATGTATTATACTATGTGGAGATTTTAATATAACACCAAATagtttattatattattttatagttaatagatttattaatttaaaacatatgaatttaaaatatctttCTGGTCAATATCTAATGTTTAATaaacaatattatttttataattatttaaaaggaattgaaattacaaaaatatttgatgataatattgTGAATGACTTGAAATATGCATGTGGTAATAAGTTACCTGAACAAATCAGAAAGGAACCATTATTCTCAATTTTTAAAGATGAGCAAATATTGAATGAggaatatttattaaatctTATTAgcaaaaataataataacaccaacaaaaaaaaaaaacaaaaaaataataattataataataataatgataatatttatttgaacTCTTATATGGATAATTACAACTCTTTTGAGgattcattttatattataaaaaataaagatatacAAAACGAAAcatatcataattatattgaaaaaagtaatgatatattatcaataaatggaaaaataaaaaatatgaaaaatgtaaatgataataatgaaaagGAAAGTAGTTATGATAGACAATTAAATGAGAAGGATAGAAGAAGTATTCATATGaatttaaatgaagaacataatgataacatattatataatgaagaagaagattttatattatactatccattatattttaaaagtatatataataaaagtacaaataatattgttgAAAAATCatgttataaatatgatagtatagataaattaaataatttagaaaataaCTTAATGCTATGTCAAATGCCTTTTACTGTTTTTCATGGGAAACAAAAAGGGTGTGTagattatatattttattcttacAAAAATCTTAAG GAAGTATCATATACCGATTTACCCCCTTTTGACAAGCTAGCCAAATACGGATGCTTACCTAATGAA AAATATGCCTCGTCTGATCATTTGTATTTACATGCTACCTTAATTAGGACAATAGAGgaataa
- a CDS encoding putative mitochondrial ribosomal protein L9 precursor: MFKIREVKSLFICQKNFMSSYLNFNRYTIKRKTYIAAVENKYTYIILLNNITHLGEKGEIIKVRRGHARNLIKDRRAVYATYENVDHYADKEKYKRKEKMNIKKGIIIEEDFEKYFTHLKNIDITIYLDVYKYTNNVLSYNLYDFFNYLSMNYEIDLTYKNLHKINYYKNTENYHNNKGEQIYSDITNVNDLIIQNNVLFKYTGIYHIYYYLFMPNMKFLNDIIFRISSLQEYELLKQEKNTKKTEIIYSI; this comes from the exons ATGTTTAAAATAAGAGAGGTCAAATCTTTGTTTATTTGTCAGAAGAATTTTATGAGttcatatttaaatttCAATCGATATACgattaaaagaaaaacataTATCGCTGCTGtggaaaataaatatacatatataattttattaaataatataactCACTTAGGTGAGAAGGGTGAAATTATTAAAGTGAGAAGAGGACATGCTCGCAATCTGATTAAAGATAGAAGAGCAGTGTATGCTACTTATGAAAATGTAGATCATTATGcagataaagaaaaatataaaagaaaagaaaagatgaatataaaaaaaggaattaTAATAGAAGAAgattttgaaaaatattttactcatttaaaaaatatagatataactatatatttagatgtatataaatatacaaataatgTATTATCTTATAActtatatgatttttttaattacTTATCTATGAATTATGAAATCGatttaacatataaaaatttacaCAAAAtcaattattataaaaatacagaaaattatcataataataaaggTGAACAAATATATTCAGATATAACTAATGTTAATGATTTgataatacaaaataatgtcttatttaaatatacaggaatatatcatatatattattatctcTTTATGCCAAACATGAAATTTTTAAACGATATCATTTTTAGGATATCTTCTCTCCAAGAATATGa GTTGCTCAAGCAAGAGAAAAATACCAAGAAGACTGAAATTATCTATAGTATTTAA
- a CDS encoding hypothetical protein (conserved Plasmodium protein, unknown function), producing MCAKEYSVSQETLEDDLFENDKCKIRNSIIDNITNLELKDLIKDFNNEQEINDGIECVNEKINQLNNFINKIAKAKYEYFYKYIDRLSHAKKRKEWNNYDLEKIEKTYNKNYESLINKQNDVFALIKEKKFLIEIEKVLKLYKIINYEITILYNEIRKDNKKYDSFDFLYNKEEADIEECRNEYIKIIEIDEENFNYFTSDMYFYNFFKYLKKLNNLKKCIDYNNLQNIPIISYEVKKINYCEMYIISIFINYLYHNFFQDENYEEKVQVCLKAFIFLCIEKQCINKIIQKKINKISSYINNIKKKENIKENFYLLLENCKNCIDKIYYVNQMLKRQSTYFLHVQTKKKMYKTQTQKEGISNNEYYKRYNINDNGNDNDKDIQKDTTNEGYEKNVYEGNNIYEYNINIYNDFYIPVVNILKDIKLNEYIPKDNMLYILNLIEEFLYIIRNKYDFNEIEKDILLNLFNKEYEEITFNSINKLANLVELLFEKKHDQNAYMRNDSIYSTDNYDYQSYNFPTLSDIKNYVVTLYKELYTHICYPHIFRKIIVSCNNSLLLLSNNLNNLKQNINLNIDIDMNTKYININYAHKPFQYNLELFLTSRKLLRYLFINLNKLKRKINHIKKNTYKNFKDYKNSEHVQENVQLANFVHNKIEQNNETKEDLIVLSFNESFEDLFRFQDHLDNYFTNELLHMENENDEMDNNYDDIDYFLKHDEQNKVDQDEGEKKKEGDILQNKIDGIEKKYSVKDEEKKLNNFEINFVADINFNSFNLNNIYDLYTSNENYEITSFFIKEKNKRKHFYDLIELEKGICELNHAVNSCIYEYFEYFEKKTYVYLKNNFSILNIDDIYLLFDELCNYFHESIVQHIPYYERIQLVNKLINRILVYLISLSSYYLIDDMDTYIFKYYNSLLKIASVESLSVLNYEYTLCQLYKKAIDIKNRMVSYENIPTFFVPIIFVILHGGKNIVNNLNISEEKFINLIVDHLKNPINSVDKNVSTNQNLVSMLSKYSKSLLFQKG from the exons atgtgTGCAAAGGAATACTCAGTTAGTCAAGAGACCTTAGAAGATGACCTTTTTGAAAATGACAAGTGTAAAATAAGAAACTCtattattgataatattacaaattTAGAATTAAAAGATCTAATAAAAGATTTTAATAATGAACAAGAAATAAATGATGGTATCGAATGTGTAAATGAGAAAATAAACcaattaaataattttattaataaaatagCTAAAGcaaaatatgaatatttttataaatatattgataGATTAAGTCATGCtaagaaaagaaaagaatggaataattatgatttggaaaaaatagaaaagacatataacaaaaattatgaatcattaataaataaacaaaatgatGTATTTGCTTTaattaaagaaaagaaatttttaattgaaatagaaaaagtattaaaactatataaaataataaattatgaaatcacaattttatataatgaaataagaaaagataataaaaaatatgattcttttgattttttatataataaagaagaagCCGATATAGAAGAATGTCgaaatgaatatattaaaataatagaaaTCGATGAAGAgaattttaattattttactagtgatatgtatttttataatttcttcaaatatttaaaaaaattaaataatttaaaaaaatgtattgATTACAACAATCTTCAAAATATACCTATTATCTCTTATgaagtaaaaaaaattaattattgtgaaatgtatattattagtatattcattaattatttatatcataatttttttcaagATGAAAATTATGAAGAAAAGGTTCAAGTGTGTCTTAAAgcttttatttttttatgtatagAAAAAcaatgtataaataaaattatacagaaaaaaattaacaaaaTTTCGTCctatattaataatataaaaaaaaaggaaaatattaaagaaaatttttatcttcttttggaaaattgtaaaaattgtattgataaaatatattatgttaaTCAAATGCTGAAAAGGCAAAGcacttattttttacatgtacaaactaaaaaaaaaatgtataaaacACAAACACAAAAGGAAGGAATTTCtaataatgaatattataaacgttataatataaatgacAATGGGAATGATAATGACAAAGATATTCAGAAGGATACTACTAATGAGGGTTATGAAAAGAATGTATATGAAggtaataatatatatgaatataatataaatatatataatgatttttatatacccgttgtaaatattttaaaagatattaaattaaatgaatatattcCAAAAGACAAcatgttatatattttaaatttaattgaagaatttttatatattattagaaataaatatgattttaatgaaattgaaaaagatatactactaaatttatttaataaagaatatgaaGAAATTACATTTAATTCCATTAATAAACTAGCCAACTTAGtagaattattatttgaaaaaaaacatGATCAAAATGCATATATGAGAAATGATAGTATATATTCTACGGATAATTATGATTATCAGTCATATAATTTTCCTACTTTATCtgatattaaaaattatgttgtaaccttatataaagaattatatacGCATATTTGTTATCCTCATATATTTCGTAAAATAATAGTTTCATGCAAcaattctttattattattaagtaacaatttgaataatttaaaacaaaatattaatttaaatatagatattGATATgaatacaaaatatataaatattaattatgCTCATAAACCATTTCAATATAATTTGGAGTTATTCTTAACCTCAAGAAAACTTTTGAGATATctatttattaatttaaataaattaaaaagaaaaataaatcatataaaaaaaaatacatacaaaaattttaaggattataaaaattctGAACATGTTCAGGAAAATGTACAGCTAGCTAATTTTgttcataataaaatagaGCAAAATAATGAAACAAAGGAGGATTTAATTGTATTATCTTTTAATGAATCATTTGAAGATTTGTTTAGATTCCAAGATCATTTGGACAATTATTTTACAAATGAATTATTGCATATGGAGaatgaaaatgatgaaatggataataattatgatgatatagattattttttaaaacatgatgaacaaaataaagTAGATCAGGATGAAGgagagaaaaaaaaggaagGAGATATATTGCAGAACAAAATTGATGGTATagagaaaaaatatagtgttaaagatgaagaaaagaaattaaataatttcGAAATTAATTTTGTTGCAGATATAAACtttaattcatttaatttaaataatatatatgatttatatacaagtaatgaaaattatgaaataacatctttttttattaaagaaaaaaacaaaagaaaacatttttatgatttaATAGAATTAGAAAAAGGAATATGTGAATTAAATCATGCAGTGAATTcatgtatatatgaatattttgaatatttcgaaaaaaaaacatatgtatatttaaaaaataatttttcaattttaaatatagatgatatttatttattatttgatgaattgtgtaattattttcatgAAAGTATCGTTCAACATATTCCTTATTATGAAAGAATTCAGTTGGTAAATAAGTTAATTAATCGTATATTGGTATACTTAATATCTTTATcttcatattatttgattGATGATATGgatacatatatatttaaatattataattcaCTTTTAAAAATAGCATCAGTAGAAAGCTTAAGTGTTTtaaattatgaatataCACTTTGTCAACTTTATAAAAAGGCTattgatataaaaaatagGATGGTATCCTATGAAAATATTCCTACATTTTTTGTTCCCATTATATTTGTCATACTCCATGGtggaaaaaatattgttaataatttaa ACATATCAGAAGAAAAGTTTATCAACCTAATTGTCGATCATTTGAAGAATCCTATAAATTCAGTTGACAAAAACGTTAGCACAAATCAAAACTTAGTTTCTATGCTAAGCAAATATTCAAAAAGTTTGTTATTCCAAAAAGGATAA
- a CDS encoding bifunctional polynucleotide phosphatase/kinase, giving the protein MYLFATKNYKEYIDEVIYVGDNANRIYDEKFKKEFINHLKYIYSKNNVNINIDEIYKRLKKDYTDTDLKFALNINAKFYTPEDLFLNIKNHISTDFLFNPNYFNKELDDQQNINKKNNYFYEMCMKDYHCENEENNNINTNNNIISKNKYTIDDKYIPPNDKQKLVILMGPPGCGKTFLCTNYFSTYIRINMEEYKTISKCIQALKEKLIQHKNVIIDNVNSLIKNRLLYINEAKKINQNIEIRLIYFKYSKELIIHLNTFKLITDKTNKFNDVPTIAIHSFYKYVQEPSKDENVDHIIVLKDENFVPTKFQSEEQKKLFFMYLN; this is encoded by the coding sequence TAATGTATTTATTTGctacaaaaaattataaagaatatatagATGAGGTTATATATGTAGGTGATAATGCAAATAGAATTTATGAtgaaaaatttaaaaaagaatttattaatcatttaaaatatatatactcaaaaaataatgttaatataaatattgatgaaatatataaacgtttaaaaaaagattatACAGATACTGATTTAAAATTTGCTCTAAATATCAATGCAAAATTTTATACACCTGAAGATTTATTTctaaatattaaaaatcACATATCTACCgattttttatttaatcctaattattttaataaagaattaGATGACcaacaaaatattaataaaaaaaataattatttctatGAAATGTGTATGAAAGACTATCATTGtgaaaatgaagaaaacaataatataaatacaaataataatattatatcaaaaaataaatataccATAGATGACAAATATATCCCTCCAAATgataaacaaaaattagTCATATTAATGGGACCCCCAGGTTGTGGAAAAACCTTTCTATGTACTAATTATTTTTCAACATATATAAGAATTAATATGGAAGAATATAAAACTATATCAAAATGTATTCAAGcattaaaagaaaaattaatacaacataaaaatgttataataGATAATGTCAATTcattaattaaaaatagacttttatatattaatgaagcaaaaaaaattaatcaaaatatagaaattagacttatatattttaaatattcaaaaGAATTAATTATACACTTAAATACCTTTAAATTAATTACTGATAAAACTAACAAATTCAATGATGTACCTACTATAGCTATAcattcattttataaatatgttcAAGAACCTTCAAAAGATGAAAATGTTGATCATATAATAGTTCTAAAGGATGAAAATTTTGTACCAACCAAATTTCAAAGCgaagaacaaaaaaagtTATTTTTCATGTATTTAAATTGA
- a CDS encoding putative polyubiquitin binding protein: protein MADKEYELRGLLVGHKKGIRCISIIYTNLFDELKDTNLIFEYIISADCSGTIYVWKKFENIKGIEGVNEILNEEKDECNELLYNDNFKLYKKIEIHEKIVYSLCYSKYIGIKELQKIADRKEEEKYNKIEDHLHIYSGGNDKNIYLSTLNGFIVLVLQGHKNSVCSIVEKSKDILISGDWNGQVFIWKVEMNISNNNCSFHNDENKNDSNKDIDNNNFILNGEHKKDDIIKKKNKTENSLHSNKYTYSILKIIDNHKHAVYINYINDFILTLSQDNILKMWDIKGNKINEIKDIHKDSVRDIILFNNNKNVITFSNDENIHIYDMNFVLLKQYKGHSGFIFYVCVNEYEKIMISCGDDKTIKFWCIQDIYEYMDRSINNNQSLDDTLSLLKNNTNHNYNCIQTIYLTDTLWNVKLLSNLDVVSASNDSYIRIYTNKKNKQLSPNIIQMIENKYAKKEEILNDKNENQYVNDISNIKNVVGKEGDIKIFKNENKYEAYKYENNQWVLIGDVINDVNTNKKFYIGDDLFEQGYYDELFSIDVGFDQIKILPYNKNDNIHLIAEKFCKREHISISHIKSIVDFINQNLNQNNNTSLQNNKNNYDHYDNYDNLIKKKKNFNTILNVITIQQAALDKILDKIKEFNLILSQQNNTYKLNNDEINSISNIIKTYKTNIKTSYLFNTTDINVTTKLFNWSSDYIFPIIDLFRILVLNKNCDFLYNNKYSINAFKLVYDCISYYINNYNNQNNTNKLDSLLLCSLRFYLNMFYLSTPRYFMFKKYNFVLKQISQIQSKNNNIILLLFRIFFNYIITLNEHNDKELRKILFEQIHNFSKIIQDPDTLYTYSLCFHTSSEIYNKQTHEFINKYSVIDFIQNKYDELKKQQNESNEKTFKNISLILEDLKNIL from the exons ATGGCAg ATAAAGAATACGAATTAAGGGGTTTGCTTGTTGGCCATAAGAAAGGCATAAGATGCATATCCATCATATACACAAACTTGTTTGATGAATTGAAAGATACTAATTTAATCTTTGAATATATCATAAGTGCTGATTGTAGCGGTACTATATATGTGTGGAAAAAATTTGAGAACATAAAAGGAATTGAAGGAGTAAATGAAATATTgaatgaagaaaaagatgAATGTAATGAGttgttatataatgataattttaaattatataaaaaaattgaaataCATGAAAAAATTGTTTACTCCTTATGTTATAGTAAATATATAGGTATTAAAgaattacaaaaaatagCTGATAGAAaggaagaagaaaaatataacaagATTGAAGATcatttacatatatatagtGGAGGCAATGATAAGAATATTTATCTTTCTACATTAAATGGATTTATTGTATTAGTTTTACAAGGTCATAAAAATAGTGTTTGTAGTATTGTTGAAAAAAGTAAAGATATTCTTATAAGTGGTGATTGGAATGGTCAAGTCTTTATATGGAAAGTAGAAATgaatatatcaaataataattgttcatttcataatgatgaaaataaaaatgatagtaataaagatattgataataataattttatacTTAATGGTGAACATAAAAAAgatgatattataaaaaaaaaaaataaaacagAGAACTCATTAcattcaaataaatatacatatagtattttaaaaattatagaTAATCATAAACATGctgtatatataaattatattaatgatTTTATACTTACATTGTCACAggataatattttgaaaatgTGGGATATCAAAGggaataaaataaatgaaattaaaGATATACATAAAGATAGTGTTCGTgatatcatattatttaataataataaaaatgttattacattttcaaatgatgaaaatattcatatatatgatatgaattttgtattattaaaacaatataaagGACATAGTGGtttcatattttatgtatgtgttaatgaatatgaaaaaattatgatcAGTTGTGGAGATGATAAAACTATCAAATTCTGGTGTATTCaagatatatatgaatatatgGATAGGTCAATTAATAACAATCAATCCTTAGATGATACATTGtcattattaaaaaataatactaACCATAATTATAATTGTATACAAACTATATATCTAACAGATACTCTGTGGAATGTGAAACTATTAAGTAACCTAGATGTTGTATCAGCATCTAATGATAGTTATATTAGAatttatacaaataaaaagaaCAAACAGTTATCTccaaatattatacaaatgattgaaaataaatatgccaaaaaagaagaaatattaaatgataaaaatgaaaaccaatatgtaaatgatataagtaatataaaaaatgttgTAGGAAAAGAAGGagatattaaaatatttaaaaatgaaaataaatatgaagcttataaatatgaaaataatcAGTGGGTTTTAATAGGTGATGTTATAAACGATgtaaatacaaataaaaaattttatatagGAGATGATTTATTTGAACAAGGTTATTATGatgaattattttctatagATGTAGGATTTgatcaaataaaaattttgccttataataaaaatgataatatacatttaataGCTGAAAAGTTTTGTAAACGAGAACACATCTCAATAAGTCATATAAAATCTATAGTAGATTTTATTAATCAAAATttaaatcaaaataataatacttcattacaaaataataaaaataattatgatcattatgataattatgataatttaattaaaaaaaaaaaaaatttcaaCACTATACTAAATGTTATAACAATACAACAAGCTGCATTagataaaatattagacaaaataaaagaatttaatttaattttatctcaacaaaataatacatataaattaaataatgatgaaataAATTCTATATccaatataataaaaacatataaaacaaatattaaaacatCATATCTTTTTAATACTACTGATATTAATGTAACAACAAAACTTTTCAATTGGTCATCAGATTATATATTCCCTATAATTGATTTATTCAGAATTTTAGtattaaacaaaaattgtgatttcttatataataataaatattcaatAAATGCTTTCAAATTGGTTTATGATTgtatttcatattatataaataattacaataatcaaaataatacaaataaattagattctttattattatgttcCTTACGATTTTATCTTAATATGTTCTATCTATCAACACCCAgatattttatgtttaaaaaatataattttgtcTTAAAACAAATAAGTCAAATAcaatcaaaaaataataatattattttattattattcagaatattttttaattatataattacattAAATGAACATAATGATAAAGAACTTAGAAAAATTCTATTCGAACAAATTCATAACTTTTCAAAGATAATTCAGGATCCTGACACTTTATATACATACTCTTTATGTTTTCATACTTCTTctgaaatatataataagcAAACACAtgaatttattaataaatatagtGTAATCGAttttattcaaaataaatatgatgaaCTCAAGAAGCAACAAAATGAAAGCAACGaaaaaacatttaaaaatatttccCTCATATTGGAAgatttgaaaaatatattataa
- a CDS encoding hypothetical protein (conserved Plasmodium protein, unknown function) → MEESILMKNFDKLDNVCNNLIDILKNLKELLFHLDPLNKYEKDNDDTSLFADINDSKNYIIILSDIIHKNINKIMNILYEFIKTIPPSYTYYSSFSYKDYVILQEMQENKNFNDKNNQIKNKNIYNKNDIATSMELHNADNEQHNTQHEHTNNQNVNDNMCNNNDVLERHTENNNDHYINNNNYDNNMSHVINPQYVNEYFYYSFLIDIEYSNLLHMKKYEEEIKEYLTHIK, encoded by the coding sequence atgGAGGAATCCattttaatgaaaaattttGATAAGCTTGATAATGTAtgtaataatttaatagatattttaaaaaactTAAAAGAACTGTTGTTTCACCTGGACCCcttaaataaatatgaaaaagataatGACGATACCTCTTTATTTGCAGATATTAATGATagtaaaaattatataataatattatcagatataatacataaaaatattaataaaattatgaacatattatatgaatttataaaaacaatacCACCATCATATACATACTACAGTTCCTTTTCTTATAAAGATTATGTCATATTACAAGAAATGcaagaaaataaaaattttaatgataaaaacaatcaaattaaaaataaaaatatatacaataaaaatgatatcGCAACTTCTATGGAGCTACATAATGCAGATAATGAACAACATAACACACAACATGAACATACAAATAATCAAAATgtaaatgataatatgtgtaataataatgatgtTTTAGAAAGACATAcagaaaataataatgatcattatataaataataataattatgataataatatgtcTCATGTAATTAATCCTCAATATGTAAATGaatacttttattattcattcTTAATAGATATAGAATATTCCAATTTATTacatatgaaaaaatatgaagaagaaattaaagaatatttaactcacataaaataa